From Coriobacteriia bacterium, one genomic window encodes:
- a CDS encoding aldo/keto reductase, producing MSPHQRPQLNSLADRVDIAPGVAINRLGLGTYRSDEGPDVEGEIRYGLSLGYRTIDTAALYGNEGSVGRMVRESGLARDDVFVTTKLWNTEQGYDAALAAFDESLERLGFDYVDLYLIHWPIPDKMRDTWRAMEEIKASGRAKAIGVCNFLVHHLEQLRELATVPPALNQFEHHPRLQQPRLVDYCQGSGITVQAWAPIMRGRVLLIPELVQIAQSHGKSPAQVSIRWILQRGVTTIPKSIHEHRIAENADVYDFELTDAEMAIIESLDRGERIGPDPDRYG from the coding sequence ATGTCACCGCATCAGCGCCCGCAACTGAACTCGCTCGCAGACAGGGTCGACATCGCTCCTGGAGTCGCCATCAACCGGTTGGGGCTCGGCACGTACCGCTCGGACGAGGGTCCCGATGTCGAGGGCGAGATTCGCTACGGCCTGTCGCTGGGTTACCGCACGATCGACACGGCGGCACTCTACGGTAACGAGGGCAGCGTCGGGCGCATGGTGCGCGAGAGCGGCCTCGCCCGTGATGACGTGTTCGTGACCACCAAGCTGTGGAACACCGAGCAAGGCTACGATGCGGCGCTCGCGGCGTTCGACGAAAGCCTCGAGAGACTCGGCTTTGACTACGTTGACCTGTACCTCATCCACTGGCCGATTCCCGACAAGATGCGCGACACGTGGCGCGCCATGGAGGAGATCAAGGCTTCCGGTCGCGCGAAGGCGATCGGCGTCTGCAACTTCCTCGTTCACCATCTGGAGCAACTTCGCGAGCTCGCAACCGTCCCTCCGGCGCTCAATCAGTTCGAGCACCATCCTCGACTGCAGCAACCGCGCTTGGTCGACTACTGTCAGGGCAGTGGGATCACCGTCCAGGCGTGGGCCCCAATCATGCGTGGCCGAGTACTGCTGATTCCCGAACTCGTCCAGATCGCACAGTCCCACGGCAAGTCCCCGGCGCAGGTGTCGATTCGCTGGATTCTGCAGCGCGGGGTGACCACGATCCCGAAGTCCATCCACGAGCATCGAATCGCCGAGAACGCTGACGTCTACGATTTCGAGCTTACGGACGCCGAGATGGCTATCATTGAGTCGCTCGACCGAGGCGAGCGTATCGGCCCTGACCCCGATCGGTATGGCTAG
- a CDS encoding NmrA/HSCARG family protein: MARNDQTILVTGATGHQGGAAARHLLADGWKVRALVRDPQKPAARALAATGVELVPGDLTDRASLDAAVAGAYGVYSLQTPVGVEQEVAEAKNLADAAMAAGVRHFVQSSVIGADRPSVLPWVAGKVEIEAYLHALGMPLTIFRPVTFMENLLHQRDGILAGKLTGFMPADSVHQWIAADDIGRFIALAFYDPDTWVGRTTEIAGDELTEEQGAAVLSMVLGTPVVYEQQAPPAGMPTPPPVPADAPAPHRADVAKLRESIPDLVTLVVWATNQHAAGIL, translated from the coding sequence ATGGCACGAAACGATCAGACCATCCTCGTGACGGGCGCAACCGGTCACCAGGGCGGCGCTGCGGCCCGTCACCTGCTTGCTGACGGTTGGAAGGTGCGCGCGTTGGTGCGCGACCCGCAGAAGCCCGCCGCTCGGGCGCTAGCAGCTACCGGCGTGGAACTCGTGCCGGGCGACCTGACGGATCGCGCGTCCCTTGATGCTGCCGTCGCCGGGGCCTACGGAGTCTACAGCCTGCAGACCCCGGTCGGTGTCGAGCAGGAAGTCGCCGAGGCAAAGAACCTTGCCGACGCCGCCATGGCCGCGGGAGTGCGGCACTTCGTGCAGAGCTCGGTCATCGGCGCCGATCGCCCGTCGGTTCTCCCGTGGGTGGCAGGCAAGGTCGAGATCGAAGCCTACCTGCACGCGCTCGGAATGCCGCTGACCATCTTTCGGCCCGTCACCTTCATGGAGAACCTGCTCCATCAGAGGGACGGCATCCTCGCCGGCAAGCTGACCGGCTTCATGCCGGCCGACTCGGTACACCAGTGGATTGCCGCAGACGACATCGGCCGGTTCATCGCGTTGGCGTTCTACGACCCGGACACGTGGGTTGGCCGCACGACTGAGATCGCTGGCGACGAGCTGACCGAGGAGCAAGGCGCGGCGGTGCTCTCGATGGTGCTCGGGACGCCCGTCGTCTACGAGCAGCAGGCGCCGCCAGCTGGCATGCCCACACCGCCGCCCGTTCCTGCGGATGCTCCGGCTCCCCATCGAGCCGACGTCGCCAAGCTGCGCGAGTCGATTCCCGACCTCGTCACGCTCGTTGTGTGGGCTACCAACCAGCACGCCGCGGGCATCCTGTAG